TCGGACGAAACTATAGAACGAGAATTTTCGGTTTTGGAAAAAGTAGAAGACAATTTTCCTAAATTCGTCGTATCGCTTGACGAATTTGATATGAGCAGAAACGGTATTCGACATCTTAATATTCGCGAGTTTTTGTTGAGCAAAGAATTGTAAAGTTTAAGGCGGATAAATATTTATCCGCCTTTGGAGAACCGACAACAAAAAAACTTGTCTCTGTTTAGTTCAAATACTTTGTTTCGCCGCTCGACAAAATGCTTGCCATTTGTCTTGCGCCGCTGTTTATGTCGGCGACTGCGTCTTTTTGCGTTTCGGTGGACTTGGAAATTTCGCTTATCAATTCGTTGCTGGAACTTATTCCGACTACTATTTTGGCGAGCGATTCGGCGGTGTCGTTGGCTATTTGCATACCGAGTTCCGCTTTTGCTATGGAATTATTTATAAGCGCGTTAGTGTCGCTTACCGACTTGGAACTTTGTTTCGCAAGATTTTTAACTTCGCCCGCAACAACGGCAAAACCTTTACCGGCTTCGCCTGCTCTCGCCGCTTCGATAGAGGCGTTTATCGCCAAAATGTTGGTTCTTGAAGCAATACTGCTTATCGTTTTTGTTATATTCACAATGTCGTGGCTTGCTTCGTTTATTTCAATCATTGCTTTAGTCAATTTTTCCATATAACCCGAACATTTTTCGGCGCTTGCTTTGATTGAGTTCACCATATCGGCGGCTTGGTGCGTTGTTGCTACGTTTTTGTCGGCGTTGTTTGTTACTTCAGCCGAGACATTGACGAATTTGTTGCTGAGATCGCCCAAGCCTTCAATCATATTCGCTTGTTCAATTTGCGTTTTCTTAAGGAAAGTAATATCCTGAACAATTTCGATATGTCCTGACTTGCGACCGTATCTGTCGTGCAAAAAGCGAGCGTCCACTTTAAAATTTAATCCCCATTGGTCAAAAAACGAATGGTCTCTTTCTCCCGACAGCAAACATTTAACCGTGCAATCAGGCGTATTACAAATTGCGGCGCCCCAGTTGCTGCAATGTTTTCCGATAATATCCGAACGCTTAACTTTCTGCAAGTCTTCCACTACTTTGTTGATAAACGTCCAATTCATATTATTATCTGTTACGGATATAGGATAAGGAAGCGCGTCAAGCATACTGTCGTACCAATGAATTTTCCCGTTAATCCATCCTGCAAAGATATACATTAAAATCGAAAATACCACCATAGCGGCAATGCCGACTGTTATAAAGAAAACACTTTCTCCGTAAGCGCTCAGCTTATACAAAATAACACAACCAAGAACATTTGCAAGCAAAACAAGCAAGCCGATGACTATAGAAAACACCTTAGCGGTTCTGTTTGCCGCTAAAAACGAAAAGTTTGGCAAGATATGCATAGAATTCCTCCTTCAATTTTCACCCATATTTTTTATATTTGCACTAAATATACTATATTGCCTCGACAGCGAGCGAAAAAATTTTTTTGTTTTGATGAATTTTTTTGCATTCTTTGCAGAGCGCAAACCCGTTAACGCCCTTGAGAAGCCCGTTTGCGGTCTCTGCAAAGCAGTAAAAACTCACTCCACCGCCGCCATCTCAGCAAAATACTCTTCTTTCGTCGGGATTTTTCCGATTTTTGAGATTATCGCGGCTACTTCGGCGCTGCCTAAGTACACTTTTGCGCCGTCGCCCATTCGGTTGTCGAAGTTTCTTGTCGAGGTCGAAAATACGCTGTCGCCGTCGCTTACTCTCAACTGATTTCCCATACAAAGCGAACAGCCCGCGGGCTCTATTGTCGCGCCGATTTTGTTGAATTCGGCGAATAATCCCTCTTCTTTAAGGATGTTTGCGTAAATTCTTGTCGGAGGCGAAACAAATGTGCGCGTCATATTGCGGTTGATTTTTGCCGTTTTCCAAATTTTTGCGGCTGTCCTGAAATGCTCCACACTAACCATACAACTGCCGATAAACACGTCGTCGATTTTTGCGCCGCTCACTTCCGAAAGCAGTTTTACGTCGTCGGGGTCGTTAGGGCAGGCGACTATCGGCTCGGTGATTTCGCTCAGATTTATCTCCAAAACCGCGGCGTATTCGGCGTTTTCGTCTCTTTTCATAAGATTAAGATTTGAAAGACGGCTTTTTACTTCCGAAATTCTTGCTTCTAACGCGGTTTTCGATTGATAGCCGTCTTTTATCAAGTTTTCCATAATTACGATGTTTTCTTCCAAAAATTCGCGCACGCGTTCTTTGCCGAGCGAAAATGTGCAAGCTGCCGCACTGCGCTCCGCCGAAGAATCGGTGATTTCATAAACTTGCTCGGCTGTTATATTTTCCAAGCCCTCAATTTCCAAAATCCGCCCGTTGAAAACATTGATTTTGTTCTTTTTGGGGACGGTCAAAAGTCCTTTTTTTATCGCGAAATACGGAATTGCGTTTACTATGTCGCGAACGGTAATGCCCTTGTTGAGCGCGCCGCTGAATTTCACCAAAACGCTTTCGGGCATATCGAGCGGCATAAATCCAAGCGCCCCCGCAAACGCAACAAGTCCCGACCCCGCAGGAAACGAAACTCCAACAGGGAAGCGGGTATGCGAGTCGCCGCCCGTGCCGACCGTGTCGGGAAGCAAAAGGCGATTTAGCCACGAATGTATTACGCCGTCGCCCGGTTTAAGCGCAACGCCGCCGCGCTCTTCCACAAATTTCGGAAGGCGTTTTTGCGTTTTTATGTCCGCCGCTTTCGGATAAGCGTTCGTGTGGCAAAACGACTGCATAAACATCGGCGTCTGAAATTTAAGGCAGGCAAGTTCGGTAAGTTCGTCAACGGTCATAGGTCCCGTTGTGTCTTGCGAGCCGACCGTTGTCATTTTGGGCTCTACGCTTTCGTTGGGCAAAACTCCCGCAAGTCCGCAGGCGGCGCCCACCATTTTTTGCGCAAGAGTGTAGCCCTGTCCTTTTTTGTGCTCGGTTTTGGAAATTTCCACAAAAATCCCGTTCGATTTCGGCATTCCCAAGAATTTTCTTGCTTTTTCGGTCAGCGCTTTTCCTATAATAAGGTTTATTCTTCCGCCCGCGCGAAATTCGTCTTTTATGGTTGCGGGTTTCAAGTCCAATTTTTCCGTATCTATGGTTATTTCGTCGCCGTTTTTAAGCGAG
The Chitinivibrionia bacterium genome window above contains:
- a CDS encoding bifunctional aconitate hydratase 2/2-methylisocitrate dehydratase, yielding MWLEDYRKHENERVALGILPLALTAEQAKGLCEDLRQKNDKFLLDLFENRINPGVDEAAKVKAEFCEKIILGEAKSPLIDRRKAVEILGTMIGGYNVKPLVDALKIDDIAEIAAEKLCKITLVYDEFDRVCELSKTNKYAKKVVESWACAEWFLCREELPKTIKVKVYKVDGEINTDDFSPASEAFTRSDIPLHALAMGKAKFPDCIKTIAEWRKQGHTVAFAGDVVGTGSSRKSAVNSVMWHIGNDIDFVPNKKRGGVVLGGVIAPIFYNTMQDSGGLPIVWDVASLKNGDEITIDTEKLDLKPATIKDEFRAGGRINLIIGKALTEKARKFLGMPKSNGIFVEISKTEHKKGQGYTLAQKMVGAACGLAGVLPNESVEPKMTTVGSQDTTGPMTVDELTELACLKFQTPMFMQSFCHTNAYPKAADIKTQKRLPKFVEERGGVALKPGDGVIHSWLNRLLLPDTVGTGGDSHTRFPVGVSFPAGSGLVAFAGALGFMPLDMPESVLVKFSGALNKGITVRDIVNAIPYFAIKKGLLTVPKKNKINVFNGRILEIEGLENITAEQVYEITDSSAERSAAACTFSLGKERVREFLEENIVIMENLIKDGYQSKTALEARISEVKSRLSNLNLMKRDENAEYAAVLEINLSEITEPIVACPNDPDDVKLLSEVSGAKIDDVFIGSCMVSVEHFRTAAKIWKTAKINRNMTRTFVSPPTRIYANILKEEGLFAEFNKIGATIEPAGCSLCMGNQLRVSDGDSVFSTSTRNFDNRMGDGAKVYLGSAEVAAIISKIGKIPTKEEYFAEMAAVE
- a CDS encoding methyl-accepting chemotaxis protein; this encodes MHILPNFSFLAANRTAKVFSIVIGLLVLLANVLGCVILYKLSAYGESVFFITVGIAAMVVFSILMYIFAGWINGKIHWYDSMLDALPYPISVTDNNMNWTFINKVVEDLQKVKRSDIIGKHCSNWGAAICNTPDCTVKCLLSGERDHSFFDQWGLNFKVDARFLHDRYGRKSGHIEIVQDITFLKKTQIEQANMIEGLGDLSNKFVNVSAEVTNNADKNVATTHQAADMVNSIKASAEKCSGYMEKLTKAMIEINEASHDIVNITKTISSIASRTNILAINASIEAARAGEAGKGFAVVAGEVKNLAKQSSKSVSDTNALINNSIAKAELGMQIANDTAESLAKIVVGISSSNELISEISKSTETQKDAVADINSGARQMASILSSGETKYLN